The Mucilaginibacter yixingensis genome window below encodes:
- a CDS encoding Gfo/Idh/MocA family protein: protein MEQSRRTFIRQAALAGAGIMLAKNGFSAKSYKRIIGANDRVRVGVVGFSDRHRSSHMPAFMNHAKELNFEVVGVSDIWKLRREQGAAMWKDKMQNDVKAFRNNEEMYDSKAVDAVFISTADFQHARHCAEAVKAGCDAYVEKPFAETMEDARYALKAVKESGKIVQIGSQRRSGSNYHAAADFIKSGKFGPITMVELTWNVNQPGRWRRPDLLDKLKEEDTDWKRWLMNRPYEAFDPRKYLEFRLFWPYSSGLAGQWMSHQIDTVHWFSGLAHPRSVVANGGIYQWKDGRRNWDTIFAAFDYGPLDDLSSGFQVTFGSRMHNGDEHPAEIYYSNGGELNLNTNTVSPKGGLTEKMAAAMGMKANLLPEVKLPNNEAVVASANTGGDILTSNHVRNWMECVRSRQQPHAPVEAGYSHSIATIMTNAAVHTGQKATFDEKTQEVMAGGKVFKY, encoded by the coding sequence ATGGAACAATCTCGCCGTACATTTATCAGGCAGGCCGCCTTAGCTGGCGCCGGTATAATGCTGGCCAAAAATGGCTTCAGCGCAAAAAGCTACAAACGCATTATTGGTGCTAATGACCGTGTGCGTGTGGGTGTAGTGGGTTTTTCAGACCGTCACCGCAGCTCGCACATGCCTGCATTTATGAATCACGCCAAAGAACTCAATTTTGAGGTAGTAGGCGTTTCAGACATCTGGAAGCTACGCCGCGAGCAGGGTGCCGCCATGTGGAAGGATAAAATGCAGAACGATGTAAAAGCCTTTCGCAACAATGAAGAAATGTACGACAGTAAAGCGGTTGACGCCGTGTTCATCTCCACCGCCGATTTCCAGCACGCCCGCCATTGCGCCGAAGCCGTAAAAGCCGGCTGCGATGCCTACGTAGAAAAACCGTTTGCCGAAACAATGGAGGATGCCCGCTACGCACTCAAAGCGGTAAAAGAATCGGGTAAGATTGTGCAGATCGGCTCGCAGCGCCGCAGTGGTTCTAACTACCATGCCGCTGCAGATTTTATTAAATCGGGCAAATTTGGCCCTATTACCATGGTAGAGCTGACCTGGAACGTAAATCAACCCGGTCGCTGGCGCCGTCCTGACCTGCTTGATAAATTAAAAGAAGAAGACACCGATTGGAAACGCTGGTTAATGAACCGCCCTTACGAGGCTTTTGACCCACGTAAATACCTGGAGTTCCGTTTGTTCTGGCCGTACTCATCTGGCCTGGCCGGGCAATGGATGAGCCACCAGATTGATACCGTGCATTGGTTTAGCGGTCTGGCACACCCGCGCAGCGTGGTTGCCAATGGCGGCATTTACCAGTGGAAAGATGGCCGACGCAACTGGGATACCATTTTTGCCGCGTTTGATTACGGTCCGCTGGACGATCTATCAAGCGGTTTTCAGGTAACCTTTGGCTCGCGCATGCACAACGGCGACGAGCATCCGGCAGAGATCTACTACTCAAACGGCGGCGAGCTGAATCTCAACACCAATACTGTATCCCCTAAAGGCGGCCTGACCGAAAAGATGGCTGCAGCCATGGGTATGAAAGCCAACCTGCTGCCCGAAGTAAAACTGCCGAATAACGAAGCGGTAGTAGCATCGGCCAATACCGGTGGCGATATTTTAACCTCTAACCACGTGCGCAACTGGATGGAGTGCGTGCGCAGCCGCCAGCAACCTCATGCCCCTGTTGAGGCTGGCTATAGCCACAGCATTGCCACCATTATGACCAACGCCGCCGTGCACACCGGCCAAAAAGCAACCTTTGACGAGAAAACACAGGAAGTAATGGCAGGCGGCAAAGTGTTTAAATATTGA
- a CDS encoding TonB-dependent receptor yields MKPAWRSVCLLLLFLPMGIASARAQKRDTTKTDTLRKQHLKEVQVKGLRKNQEKDMIPVQTLSGQQLKDLSTHSVADAVRYFSGVQVKDYGGIGGLKTVNVRSLGTQHVGVFYDGIELGNAQNGVVDLGRFSLDNMEAISLYNGQKSAIFQPAKDFSSASAIYLTTRVPKFEDDKKDNYQFAFKTGSFGLANPSVLWEHQLRDSLSTSFNAEYLYTNGRYKFIYAKAGGYDTTQTRQNGDVRALRLEGGLFGRVKDGEWSTKLYFYNSGRGYPGAVVRSDTNLVHQDRQWDDNFFVQSAYQKKFSSLYSLRLSAKYAYDYLHYLSDPRLDVSTLYINNHFRQQEVYLSAANLFQITPHWYVNLSEDGMWNKLNADLVDFVYPTRYTSLTALATTINLGRVQLQGSLLETFVHETTRVVNSAAGNTQQLTPSLIAAWRPLADSAFSVRAFYKRIFRMPTLNDLYYTFIGNINLKPEYTTQYDLGFRWERMFNDGALRSIELQVDGYYNQVQNKIIAVPTTNQYRWTMINLGYVKIRGIDVSAQGNWALSAKLLLSTRLSYTYQRAQDFTDVVSPYYGGQIPYEPWNSGSVVMNLSYGKWNVNYSYIYTGERYDAIANIPENYHPPFYTHDIALTRTLQLSGKQFRLSAEINNLLNQQYEVVQSYPMPGTNIRLIIQMNL; encoded by the coding sequence ATGAAGCCTGCCTGGCGCTCTGTGTGTTTATTGCTGCTGTTCCTGCCGATGGGAATTGCCTCTGCGCGTGCCCAAAAACGCGATACTACCAAAACCGATACTCTGCGAAAGCAGCACTTAAAAGAAGTGCAGGTTAAGGGTTTACGCAAAAATCAGGAGAAAGATATGATCCCGGTGCAAACGCTATCAGGGCAACAATTAAAAGATTTGAGCACTCATTCTGTGGCCGATGCTGTGCGCTATTTCTCGGGTGTGCAGGTGAAAGATTATGGCGGCATCGGCGGACTGAAAACCGTAAACGTGCGCAGCCTGGGCACCCAGCATGTGGGCGTTTTTTATGATGGAATTGAATTGGGCAATGCCCAAAATGGGGTGGTTGACCTGGGGCGGTTCTCGCTGGATAATATGGAAGCCATCTCGCTTTACAACGGCCAAAAGAGTGCCATTTTTCAACCGGCAAAAGATTTTTCATCCGCATCGGCTATTTACCTCACTACACGGGTGCCGAAGTTTGAGGACGATAAAAAGGATAACTACCAGTTTGCTTTTAAAACCGGCTCATTCGGGTTGGCTAATCCGTCAGTGCTTTGGGAACACCAATTGCGGGATTCTCTATCCACATCCTTTAACGCTGAGTACCTGTACACCAACGGTCGCTATAAATTTATTTATGCCAAAGCCGGCGGATATGATACCACACAGACCCGTCAAAACGGCGATGTGCGGGCGTTGCGGTTAGAGGGTGGGTTATTCGGTCGTGTTAAAGATGGCGAGTGGAGCACAAAGCTGTATTTCTATAACTCTGGCCGTGGCTATCCCGGTGCGGTGGTGCGTAGCGATACCAACCTGGTTCATCAGGATAGGCAGTGGGATGACAACTTCTTTGTGCAATCAGCATATCAAAAGAAATTCAGTAGCTTATATAGTCTTAGGCTGAGCGCGAAGTATGCTTATGATTACCTGCATTATCTGTCGGACCCACGACTGGATGTAAGTACGCTTTACATCAATAATCATTTCCGGCAGCAGGAGGTTTATCTGTCTGCCGCCAACTTGTTTCAAATTACACCGCATTGGTATGTTAATCTCTCAGAGGATGGCATGTGGAACAAGTTGAATGCCGATCTGGTAGATTTTGTTTACCCCACGCGCTACACTTCTTTAACAGCATTGGCAACTACCATCAATCTCGGTAGAGTACAACTGCAAGGCTCGTTATTGGAAACTTTTGTGCACGAGACTACTCGCGTGGTTAACAGTGCGGCGGGTAATACGCAACAACTCACACCATCGCTTATTGCCGCCTGGCGCCCGCTTGCCGACAGTGCTTTTAGCGTTCGTGCTTTTTACAAACGCATTTTTAGGATGCCTACGTTGAATGATCTTTACTATACTTTCATCGGCAACATTAACCTCAAGCCAGAATATACCACCCAATATGACCTGGGCTTCCGTTGGGAGCGTATGTTTAACGATGGCGCGCTTCGATCAATCGAACTGCAGGTTGATGGCTATTACAACCAGGTACAAAACAAAATCATCGCTGTGCCTACTACCAACCAATACCGGTGGACGATGATTAACCTGGGGTATGTAAAAATCAGGGGGATTGATGTGAGCGCGCAAGGTAACTGGGCTTTATCGGCAAAACTGCTGTTGAGTACGCGACTCAGTTACACCTATCAGCGGGCGCAGGATTTTACCGATGTTGTCAGTCCGTATTACGGCGGACAGATACCTTATGAGCCCTGGAACAGCGGTTCTGTGGTGATGAATCTGTCTTACGGAAAATGGAACGTGAATTACAGCTACATCTATACGGGCGAGCGGTATGATGCCATTGCCAACATCCCCGAAAACTATCATCCACCGTTTTACACGCACGATATTGCTTTGACGCGCACACTGCAACTATCAGGCAAACAATTCAGACTCTCGGCTGAGATCAATAACCTGCTCAACCAGCAATATGAGGTGGTGCAGAGCTACCCCATGCCGGGCACCAACATCAGGCTGATTATCCAAATGAATCTATGA
- a CDS encoding YncE family protein — protein MKNLNIAALCILAFAIISTSCRKGNDPIQQPTTTQVSGGTDDGTIKGFFLLNEGNMGSNKATIDYYDYPSGKYSKNIYPSRNPNVVKELGDVGNDIQIYGSKLYAVINVSNLIEVMDVKTAKHIATITVPNCRYLAFDKGYAYVSSYAGPVLIDPNSRLGYVARIDTATLKVRDTCVVGYQPEEMAIRDNKLYVANSGGYRVPNYDNTVSVIDLSAFKETKKIIVGINLDHIKPDGHGNLYVTSRGDYKTIPSNTYVINSSDQVSDVLNLPASNLTVSGDSIYVYSTQWSYVTNSNAISYAIINTQSKTVVTRNFITDGTDKKIVIPYGIAINPETKEIFVTDAKDYITPGRIYCFTPQGKYKWDAETGDIPGHIVFTRTRLSGF, from the coding sequence ATGAAAAACTTAAATATTGCGGCACTCTGCATTTTAGCGTTTGCCATTATCTCAACCAGTTGCCGCAAAGGCAATGACCCCATACAGCAACCAACCACCACCCAGGTATCTGGTGGGACAGACGATGGTACCATTAAAGGTTTCTTTCTGCTGAACGAAGGCAACATGGGCAGCAACAAAGCCACCATTGACTATTACGATTATCCCAGCGGGAAATATTCCAAAAACATCTATCCATCGCGTAATCCCAACGTGGTGAAAGAGTTGGGCGATGTGGGTAACGATATCCAGATCTATGGCAGTAAGTTGTATGCGGTCATCAACGTATCTAACCTGATCGAGGTGATGGATGTAAAGACCGCCAAACACATTGCTACCATTACGGTACCTAATTGCCGGTATCTGGCTTTTGATAAGGGTTATGCATACGTGAGCTCATACGCTGGTCCGGTGCTGATTGATCCTAACTCGCGGTTGGGTTATGTGGCCCGGATAGATACTGCTACACTGAAGGTGCGCGATACCTGTGTGGTGGGTTATCAGCCGGAGGAAATGGCCATTCGGGATAATAAACTTTATGTGGCTAATTCGGGAGGGTACCGGGTGCCCAATTATGATAACACCGTTTCGGTAATTGATCTGAGTGCTTTTAAGGAGACGAAGAAGATTATTGTCGGCATTAACCTGGATCATATTAAGCCTGACGGACACGGCAATTTGTATGTTACCTCTCGCGGCGATTATAAAACCATTCCTTCAAATACTTACGTCATCAACTCGTCAGACCAGGTATCTGATGTGCTGAACCTGCCCGCCAGCAATCTGACGGTAAGTGGCGACTCTATCTACGTATACAGCACCCAATGGAGTTATGTAACCAATAGCAATGCCATTAGTTATGCCATTATTAACACCCAAAGCAAGACTGTGGTAACGCGCAATTTTATTACAGATGGTACCGATAAGAAGATTGTCATCCCATACGGCATTGCCATCAATCCAGAAACCAAAGAGATTTTTGTGACCGATGCCAAGGATTATATAACCCCTGGTCGTATTTACTGTTTTACGCCGCAGGGCAAGTATAAGTGGGACGCAGAGACGGGCGATATACCGGGGCATATTGTTTTTACACGAACCAGATTGAGCGGGTTCTAA
- a CDS encoding nitronate monooxygenase family protein produces the protein MWYQTKATELLGIDYPIMQGPFGGGLSTIELTATVSNAGGLGGYGAYTLSAQEIYDIDKQLKAATDKPYNINIWVSDTDAPGGIITDQQFEQAKQLYKPYFDEVGIPLPEKPAPFKTRFENQLQVILDIKPKVFSFMFGTLPEDVLEQCRRLGIRTVGAATTLDEALALDATGVDMIIASGFEAGGHRPSFMAPTEQSTTGTFVLIQLLKEKIKTPIIAAGGIATGKGVAAALMLGADAVQVGTAFLACDESGALPAHRKALFSEAAKYTMLSRAFTGRLGRGLSTQMAKDVVGKESQILPFPLQTTFMSPLRKAALDQQKHDMVLFWGGQITPLLKHTKAKELMQALIEESNQYMGS, from the coding sequence ATGTGGTACCAAACAAAAGCAACAGAACTATTGGGTATTGATTACCCCATTATGCAGGGCCCCTTCGGTGGCGGTCTTTCTACCATAGAATTGACGGCTACGGTATCAAACGCCGGCGGACTGGGCGGCTACGGCGCTTACACGCTGAGCGCGCAAGAGATTTATGATATAGATAAACAGCTGAAAGCCGCTACGGACAAGCCTTACAATATTAACATTTGGGTATCAGACACCGATGCGCCCGGCGGCATCATTACCGACCAGCAGTTTGAACAAGCTAAACAACTCTATAAGCCTTATTTTGATGAGGTGGGCATCCCCCTGCCAGAAAAACCGGCTCCGTTTAAAACCCGTTTTGAGAACCAGTTACAGGTAATTCTGGATATCAAACCCAAAGTATTCAGCTTTATGTTTGGCACCCTGCCTGAAGATGTGCTGGAACAATGCCGCCGATTGGGCATCAGAACCGTAGGCGCTGCCACCACCCTGGATGAGGCCCTGGCGCTGGATGCCACCGGTGTGGATATGATCATTGCCTCGGGCTTTGAAGCGGGCGGTCACCGGCCGTCGTTCATGGCTCCGACAGAACAATCAACAACGGGTACATTTGTGCTGATCCAACTATTGAAAGAGAAGATCAAAACCCCAATTATAGCTGCAGGCGGTATTGCTACCGGCAAAGGTGTAGCAGCGGCGCTAATGTTGGGTGCCGATGCCGTGCAGGTGGGTACCGCGTTTCTGGCTTGTGATGAATCAGGTGCTTTGCCGGCGCATCGTAAAGCGCTGTTCTCTGAGGCCGCTAAATACACCATGCTGTCCAGGGCGTTTACCGGCAGGCTCGGTCGCGGGTTAAGTACCCAGATGGCTAAGGATGTGGTGGGTAAAGAAAGTCAGATCCTGCCTTTCCCCTTACAAACCACTTTTATGTCTCCCCTGCGCAAAGCCGCACTCGATCAGCAAAAGCATGATATGGTGCTATTTTGGGGCGGGCAGATTACTCCGCTGCTTAAACATACTAAGGCTAAAGAATTGATGCAGGCGCTGATTGAAGAAAGTAATCAGTATATGGGTAGTTGA
- a CDS encoding nuclear transport factor 2 family protein, which translates to METQDKTIIAQVLEKSYFKGIYEGDLSLLIEIYHPGTLLFGDVKGQPYYKTLGQYLDGVANRQSPKDSGKPFKGEIIDIRVVNSIAVAEVKVQMYDFIYHEYLSFHRLDGKWLIVNKMIADTNL; encoded by the coding sequence ATGGAAACACAAGATAAAACCATTATAGCTCAAGTGCTTGAAAAAAGTTATTTCAAAGGCATCTACGAGGGAGATTTGAGTTTGCTGATTGAAATTTATCACCCCGGCACCCTGTTATTTGGAGATGTAAAAGGGCAGCCGTATTATAAAACACTGGGCCAGTACCTTGATGGGGTGGCCAACCGTCAAAGTCCCAAAGATTCGGGCAAACCATTTAAAGGGGAGATTATTGATATCAGGGTGGTCAATTCAATTGCCGTTGCCGAAGTAAAAGTGCAGATGTATGATTTTATTTACCATGAGTACCTATCCTTCCATCGCCTGGATGGCAAATGGCTCATTGTAAATAAAATGATAGCCGATACAAACCTTTAA
- a CDS encoding SDR family NAD(P)-dependent oxidoreductase, translating into MKAQTVIVTGASSGIGKAVASYFLAQGDNVVINSATPEKLEQTYQELGAGPNLAMVAGNVSDKRTGEQLVKTAIEKFGSADVLINNAGIFANKAFLEVDEAYLDQFLNTNLKGTFFTTQAIIPQMLKQHAGAIINIGTPLVYHALGGAPATAPISSKGAIHALTLQLAAEFGKDNIRVNTIAPGVIRTPMHGEHADAAAGIHLLKRIGEVDEVAQMVYAVAKNTFVSGAIINVDGGMGAGHHLG; encoded by the coding sequence ATGAAAGCACAAACAGTAATAGTAACCGGCGCCTCAAGCGGCATCGGCAAAGCAGTAGCCAGCTATTTCCTGGCACAGGGTGATAACGTGGTTATCAACTCAGCCACCCCGGAAAAGCTGGAACAAACCTATCAGGAACTGGGTGCAGGCCCTAACCTGGCCATGGTAGCCGGTAACGTAAGCGATAAACGCACGGGCGAGCAATTGGTTAAAACTGCAATTGAAAAGTTCGGCTCGGCAGACGTATTGATCAATAATGCAGGCATCTTTGCCAACAAGGCATTTCTTGAAGTTGACGAAGCCTACCTTGATCAGTTTCTGAACACCAACTTGAAGGGCACCTTCTTTACCACCCAGGCCATCATCCCGCAAATGCTAAAACAACATGCTGGTGCCATCATTAACATCGGCACTCCGCTTGTTTACCATGCCCTGGGCGGCGCCCCTGCTACTGCACCCATATCCAGCAAGGGCGCCATCCACGCATTGACATTGCAATTGGCAGCAGAGTTTGGGAAAGACAATATCCGTGTAAATACCATCGCACCAGGCGTCATCCGTACACCAATGCATGGTGAGCATGCCGATGCCGCTGCTGGTATTCACCTGTTGAAACGTATTGGCGAGGTTGATGAAGTGGCCCAAATGGTTTACGCCGTAGCCAAAAACACTTTTGTATCGGGTGCAATTATTAACGTTGATGGCGGTATGGGCGCTGGTCATCATTTGGGGTAA
- a CDS encoding 4-oxalocrotonate tautomerase family protein, translating into MPYIKIEVTKEGVTREQKQQLIKGVTDVVTQVLNKDPHLTHVVIQEIELDNWGYAGEQTSVLREKGITAERK; encoded by the coding sequence ATGCCATACATAAAAATTGAGGTAACCAAAGAGGGCGTTACCCGCGAGCAAAAACAGCAATTAATTAAAGGCGTAACCGATGTAGTTACCCAGGTGCTGAACAAAGATCCTCACCTTACCCACGTAGTTATCCAGGAGATTGAATTGGATAACTGGGGCTACGCCGGCGAACAAACATCAGTACTAAGAGAAAAGGGCATTACCGCCGAAAGGAAATAA
- a CDS encoding YceI family protein: MENQKFDIVTAQSSIDWTGRKVTGPHNGTIGIKSGSISFSNGQLTGGEVIVDTTSILILDVTDPATNAQFAGHLASDDFFSSEQYPEAKLIITGAEPIAPNAYQLSGNLTIKGITHPITFAAEVNANDSDLTAAGKIIIDRTRYNMKFRSGNFFLNLGDTLIYNDFELDIKLTAKAVAEPALA, encoded by the coding sequence ATGGAAAATCAAAAATTCGATATCGTAACTGCTCAGAGCAGCATCGATTGGACGGGCAGAAAAGTAACCGGCCCACATAACGGAACCATCGGCATTAAAAGCGGCAGCATCAGCTTTAGCAACGGCCAGTTAACTGGTGGCGAAGTCATTGTTGATACTACGTCTATCCTCATCCTTGATGTTACAGATCCGGCTACCAACGCCCAATTTGCCGGTCACCTGGCTTCAGACGATTTCTTTTCGTCAGAACAATATCCCGAAGCCAAACTGATAATTACCGGCGCGGAGCCTATCGCCCCAAATGCTTACCAATTAAGCGGCAACCTGACTATTAAAGGCATCACCCATCCCATCACCTTTGCAGCCGAGGTAAATGCCAATGATAGCGACCTGACCGCCGCCGGCAAGATCATCATTGACCGTACACGTTACAACATGAAGTTCCGTTCGGGCAATTTCTTTTTGAACCTGGGCGACACCCTGATTTACAATGATTTTGAACTGGATATTAAACTCACCGCCAAAGCAGTTGCAGAACCTGCTTTAGCCTAA
- a CDS encoding Crp/Fnr family transcriptional regulator produces MSAKEILRDHISKTISLTDDQFDYFFSHFKPQSFKKGQSIITAGDVVDAEYFVLTGCLKSFYINDDIKMYILQFAMPTWWASDYNALYANTRATINVDCITDTEVLCLHNADREKLCSEIHAVEHFFRWRTNKGYVASQKRLLSFMNNDAKSRYEELLRMYPQLYNIVPKNLIAAYLGVSRETLSRLYHS; encoded by the coding sequence ATGAGCGCTAAAGAAATTCTGCGAGATCACATCAGTAAAACCATCAGCCTAACCGACGATCAGTTCGATTATTTTTTTTCGCATTTCAAACCACAATCCTTTAAAAAAGGACAATCCATCATCACTGCCGGCGATGTGGTAGATGCCGAGTATTTTGTACTGACAGGCTGCCTCAAATCGTTCTATATTAACGATGACATTAAAATGTACATCCTGCAGTTTGCCATGCCTACCTGGTGGGCGTCAGACTACAACGCGCTGTACGCCAACACTCGTGCCACCATCAATGTTGATTGCATTACCGATACCGAGGTACTCTGTCTCCACAATGCAGATCGTGAAAAACTGTGCAGCGAGATCCACGCCGTTGAACATTTCTTCCGCTGGCGTACCAATAAAGGCTACGTAGCCTCGCAAAAGCGCCTGCTCTCTTTCATGAATAACGATGCCAAATCCCGATATGAAGAATTGCTGCGCATGTACCCGCAACTTTATAACATCGTCCCGAAGAACCTGATAGCGGCTTACTTGGGTGTATCAAGAGAGACACTGAGCAGGCTTTATCATTCGTAA
- a CDS encoding response regulator: protein MQQQIVMIDDNALDHLIVKRICEREGLFQKMQHIENAQDLLDALKTDGNNITHVPDIILLDLQMPKVSGWDFLECLKLIYQQIGKKIDVHILSSSICMLDQERSMNYPFVKNYLVKPMTGGKLRQLHADYCN, encoded by the coding sequence ATGCAGCAACAAATTGTAATGATTGATGATAATGCGCTCGATCATTTGATCGTAAAGCGAATCTGTGAGCGCGAGGGCCTTTTTCAGAAAATGCAGCACATAGAAAATGCGCAGGATCTGCTGGATGCCCTTAAAACTGACGGGAATAATATTACCCACGTACCGGATATTATTTTGCTCGATCTGCAAATGCCCAAGGTAAGCGGTTGGGACTTTCTGGAATGCCTAAAGTTAATCTATCAACAAATTGGTAAAAAGATTGATGTGCATATCCTGTCATCGTCAATCTGCATGTTAGATCAGGAAAGAAGTATGAACTATCCGTTTGTAAAAAACTACCTGGTTAAACCTATGACGGGCGGCAAACTGCGGCAGTTACACGCAGATTATTGTAATTAA